One window of Gammaproteobacteria bacterium genomic DNA carries:
- a CDS encoding VWA domain-containing protein, which produces MARKQRRFTVFSLSFLDIMSCGFGATVLVFMLIHHSTLQRSDEINAELLVEITALKEEISESETYVHRSREAIEIAAAEIIQLEARARQVTEEIARARDELANQDETTLSQREHIAALMAELKALEEQHKRLEGAAEEQRLTESNARDFLGMGDRQYLTGLKLGGERLLVMLDASASMLDTTLVNIIRRRNMPLERKLEAQKWQRSLQTVEWIMRRMPETTRFQVYVFNETAQPLLEGTEGEWFAATDQAQKGKAAAALRKLEPRKGTSLHAAFSAVSDMDPLPDNIVLITDGLPTVGDGPPKRRTISPRNRIRTYQRSLEVLPVGIPVNTIMFPIEGDPAASSQFWRLAMVTNGSFMSPSRDWP; this is translated from the coding sequence ATGGCGCGTAAACAGCGACGATTCACGGTTTTCAGCCTGTCGTTTCTCGACATCATGTCGTGCGGCTTCGGCGCCACCGTGCTTGTGTTTATGCTCATACATCACTCCACTTTACAGCGCTCGGACGAAATCAATGCCGAGCTCCTCGTAGAGATAACCGCGCTCAAGGAAGAAATCAGCGAAAGCGAAACCTATGTGCACCGTTCACGCGAAGCAATAGAGATTGCGGCAGCCGAAATCATCCAGCTGGAGGCGCGCGCCCGCCAGGTTACCGAGGAAATTGCGCGTGCGCGCGATGAACTGGCCAACCAGGACGAAACCACGCTGTCGCAACGCGAGCACATCGCGGCGTTGATGGCAGAACTCAAGGCGCTGGAAGAGCAGCACAAGCGGCTGGAGGGCGCTGCCGAGGAGCAGCGGCTGACCGAGTCCAATGCGCGCGATTTCCTCGGTATGGGTGACCGGCAGTACCTGACCGGGCTGAAGCTCGGTGGTGAGCGCCTGCTGGTCATGCTTGATGCCTCGGCCAGTATGCTCGACACGACCCTGGTTAACATCATCCGGCGCAGGAATATGCCGCTGGAACGGAAGCTGGAGGCGCAAAAATGGCAGCGCTCGCTGCAAACAGTCGAGTGGATCATGCGGCGTATGCCGGAAACCACCCGGTTCCAGGTTTACGTATTCAATGAAACCGCACAGCCGCTGCTGGAAGGAACGGAGGGCGAATGGTTTGCGGCAACCGACCAGGCGCAGAAGGGAAAAGCTGCAGCGGCGCTGCGCAAGCTCGAGCCTCGCAAGGGAACCAGCCTGCACGCCGCCTTTAGCGCGGTTAGCGACATGGACCCGCTGCCGGACAATATCGTGCTGATAACCGACGGACTGCCGACCGTCGGTGACGGGCCGCCAAAGCGTCGCACTATCTCGCCGCGCAATCGCATCCGGACCTATCAGCGTTCACTGGAGGTGTTACCAGTCGGCATACCCGTCAACACCATCATGTTTCCCATTGAGGGGGACCCGGCAGCGTCCAGCCAGTTCTGGCGTCTGGCGATGGTTACCAACGGCTCATTTATGAGCCCGTCGCGCGACTGGCCTTAA
- a CDS encoding VWA domain-containing protein, whose protein sequence is MPHRREIQPFSLSFLDAIACGFGAILLLLVITKVTQPMVLEQTTEALRTEAQELEDRLDELRSLIVTVDTEAEDRRDQVSRRRGELARLSDRLSSLRGEFEMSEKDSTVVEILERRLEFARAELTQEVDELRIFDAEPSSVIGGIPADSEYIIFIIDTSSSMFQYAWPAVQRKVSETLAVYPDVKGIQVMNDMGQYMFPRYRGRWIPDSRARRKAIVDKLRGWRAFSNSSPVEGITRAISTFYSSDKRISLYVFGDEFTGGGIQPVLDAVNKINRFGTDGNRLVRIHAVGFPVMLEQDPRLHITGERFATLMRLLCEQHGGTFIALNSAR, encoded by the coding sequence ATGCCGCATCGACGCGAAATACAGCCATTCAGCCTGTCGTTTCTGGACGCGATTGCCTGCGGTTTCGGGGCAATTCTGCTGCTGCTGGTAATTACCAAGGTGACCCAGCCGATGGTGCTGGAACAAACGACCGAGGCGCTGCGTACAGAAGCGCAGGAGCTCGAGGACCGCCTCGATGAATTACGCAGTCTCATCGTAACCGTGGATACCGAGGCCGAGGACCGTCGCGACCAGGTGTCCCGCCGGCGTGGCGAGCTGGCGCGGCTCAGCGACCGGCTAAGTTCACTGCGTGGCGAATTCGAAATGTCGGAAAAAGATTCAACCGTTGTCGAGATACTGGAGCGCCGGCTGGAGTTTGCGCGTGCCGAACTCACGCAGGAAGTTGACGAGTTACGTATTTTCGACGCCGAGCCCAGCAGCGTCATTGGTGGTATACCTGCCGACAGCGAATACATCATTTTTATTATCGATACTTCTTCGAGCATGTTTCAGTATGCGTGGCCGGCGGTGCAGCGCAAGGTTAGCGAAACCCTGGCAGTTTACCCGGACGTCAAAGGTATCCAGGTCATGAACGACATGGGTCAGTACATGTTTCCGCGCTATCGTGGTCGCTGGATTCCTGATTCACGTGCTCGCCGCAAGGCAATCGTCGACAAGCTGCGCGGCTGGCGGGCGTTCAGTAATTCCAGCCCGGTTGAGGGAATCACCCGTGCCATTTCGACCTTCTATTCGTCTGACAAGCGTATCAGCCTGTACGTATTTGGTGACGAGTTTACCGGCGGCGGGATACAGCCGGTGCTCGATGCGGTCAACAAGATCAATCGATTCGGCACGGACGGCAACCGCCTGGTGCGCATTCATGCCGTGGGATTTCCGGTGATGCTGGAGCAGGATCCGCGCCTGCATATTACCGGCGAACGCTTTGCTACCCTCATGCGCCTGCTGTGTGAACAGCACGGCGGCACGTTTATCGCATTGAATTCGGCGCGTTAG
- a CDS encoding ABC transporter permease, producing MELAQFAIRKLIGGIPLVIGVTFISFVLMVYFGPDKTYELLGKNPTPEQIEEVRHQLGYDRPFFVRYADYLQELVTLDFGHSDSTGERVSGLLVRTIPVSLALTAPGFILGNALGIVLALIAAYHRGGWIDKLIMGGAVVGMSISFLIAIVAFQLIFSSSYGLNLFPVRGWDVYSLADYVRYVTVPTLATVFVALGYNTRFYRAVIVEEMTRDHVRTARAFGARPWKLLYKNILKNSLIPIITRIMFSIPLVVISGSLLIESYFGIPGVGKVTYDAITTGDQPVLKAVVGLTAVLFVFTLLLTDIMYKMVDPRVSLK from the coding sequence GTGGAGCTGGCGCAATTTGCAATTCGCAAACTGATCGGCGGAATCCCGCTGGTTATCGGTGTGACCTTCATCAGTTTCGTGCTGATGGTCTACTTCGGGCCTGACAAGACCTACGAGTTACTGGGCAAAAATCCCACGCCGGAGCAGATAGAGGAGGTCAGGCACCAGCTTGGCTACGATCGGCCGTTTTTCGTGCGCTATGCCGACTACCTGCAGGAGCTGGTGACACTGGACTTCGGTCATTCTGATTCCACCGGGGAACGGGTCAGCGGTCTGCTGGTGCGTACCATACCGGTTTCGCTGGCGCTGACCGCACCCGGCTTCATACTCGGCAATGCGCTTGGTATCGTGCTGGCGCTGATTGCCGCCTATCATCGCGGCGGCTGGATCGACAAGCTCATCATGGGCGGTGCCGTTGTCGGCATGAGTATCAGTTTTCTTATTGCTATTGTGGCCTTCCAGCTGATTTTCTCGTCGAGCTATGGGTTGAATCTTTTTCCGGTGCGTGGCTGGGATGTTTACAGCCTTGCCGACTATGTGCGTTACGTGACGGTTCCGACGCTGGCGACCGTATTCGTGGCGCTCGGTTACAACACGCGTTTCTATCGTGCCGTAATCGTCGAGGAAATGACACGTGATCATGTGCGAACCGCACGCGCTTTTGGTGCGCGGCCATGGAAGCTGCTGTACAAGAATATTCTCAAGAACAGCCTGATTCCCATCATTACCCGAATCATGTTTTCGATCCCGCTGGTGGTGATCAGTGGCAGTCTGCTGATTGAAAGCTATTTCGGTATACCCGGTGTGGGCAAAGTCACCTACGACGCGATCACAACAGGTGACCAGCCGGTGCTGAAGGCAGTGGTTGGTCTGACTGCAGTGTTATTTGTCTTCACGTTGCTGCTAACGGACATCATGTACAAGATGGTCGATCCGCGGGTGTCGCTAAAATGA
- a CDS encoding glycosyltransferase family 4 protein yields MRILTFSTLYPNAARPGHGPFVEHRLRQLVGSGAVSASVIAPVPWFPFRNKAFGDYADFAAAPRAETRHGLEIVHPRYPVVPKVGMNLAPALLERFSRTAVDRELARHPDTALIDAHYFYPDGVAAAAHGLRTGKPVVITARGTDISLIPQYRRPRQKILWAARQAAAIITVCEALKLALVDLGVPADRITVLRNGVDFEIFRPVPKQQARARTLMNGRTLLSVGHMIERKGHHLVIEALTRLPDTNLVIVGDGPMHQELVTQVASARLGDRVRFAGRIAQDQLPDYYSAADALLLASSREGMANVLLESLACGTPVVATPVWGTPEVIADPAAGVLSADRSAGAIAAAVRQLFDNYPDSDATLAYARQFSWEATTAGQIELFRRISGH; encoded by the coding sequence ATCCGGATTCTCACTTTCAGTACCCTTTATCCCAACGCCGCCCGGCCTGGCCACGGGCCGTTTGTCGAGCACCGGCTGCGCCAGCTGGTCGGCAGCGGTGCGGTGAGCGCTTCAGTCATCGCTCCGGTGCCATGGTTTCCCTTCAGGAATAAGGCGTTCGGCGACTACGCCGACTTTGCCGCCGCGCCGCGGGCCGAAACCCGTCATGGCCTTGAGATCGTGCATCCGCGCTACCCGGTAGTTCCCAAAGTAGGCATGAACCTGGCGCCGGCCCTGCTGGAGCGGTTCAGCCGAACAGCGGTGGACCGCGAACTGGCCCGCCACCCTGATACCGCTTTGATCGATGCCCATTATTTTTACCCCGACGGCGTCGCCGCCGCTGCCCATGGATTGCGCACCGGAAAGCCCGTCGTGATAACCGCGCGCGGCACGGATATCAGCCTGATTCCGCAGTATCGCCGGCCACGGCAGAAAATCCTGTGGGCGGCACGCCAGGCTGCCGCGATTATTACGGTGTGCGAGGCATTGAAACTGGCACTGGTCGATCTTGGTGTCCCGGCCGACCGGATTACCGTCCTGCGTAATGGCGTGGACTTCGAAATCTTTCGCCCGGTACCGAAACAACAGGCCCGGGCTCGCACCCTGATGAACGGCCGCACACTGCTATCGGTTGGCCACATGATCGAGCGCAAGGGCCATCACCTGGTGATCGAAGCGCTGACCCGGCTCCCGGACACAAACCTGGTGATCGTGGGTGACGGACCCATGCACCAGGAACTGGTTACGCAGGTTGCGTCTGCGAGGTTGGGCGACAGGGTGCGATTTGCCGGTCGCATCGCCCAGGATCAGCTGCCCGATTACTACAGCGCTGCTGACGCTCTGTTGTTGGCATCGAGCCGCGAGGGGATGGCCAATGTCCTGCTGGAGTCACTGGCCTGTGGCACGCCGGTTGTTGCCACGCCGGTATGGGGCACGCCGGAAGTGATTGCCGACCCTGCTGCCGGTGTACTAAGCGCGGACCGCTCGGCTGGCGCGATCGCGGCTGCCGTACGCCAGCTGTTCGATAACTATCCCGACAGCGATGCCACTCTCGCCTACGCGAGGCAGTTCAGCTGGGAAGCCACTACCGCCGGGCAAATCGAGTTGTTCCGCCGCATCAGCGGCCACTAA
- a CDS encoding NAD(P)-dependent oxidoreductase, producing the protein MTERVAFIGLGVMGYPMAGHLAAAGNTVTVYNRTGSRAQRWVEQHGGRAAATPATAASDADVVFCCVGNDDDVRAVVAAPDGALAGMKPGTLLVDHTTASARLARELAALCRQQEAEFIDAPVSGGQSGAEQGTLSIMCGGEPAVFERVAGLLDCYAGYARLLGPAGAGQMAKMVNQVCIAGLVQGLAEGLHFAQRAGMDVAVVIDVISRGAAQSWQMTNRSATMAAGEFDFGFAIDWMRKDLAIALEEAQHNGAQLPVTQIVDGYYSELQRRGHGRWDTSALIALLNDQA; encoded by the coding sequence ATGACTGAGCGCGTCGCGTTTATTGGTCTGGGTGTAATGGGCTATCCCATGGCCGGGCACCTGGCTGCAGCCGGTAACACAGTGACTGTATACAACCGTACGGGCAGCCGCGCGCAGCGCTGGGTCGAGCAACACGGCGGCCGCGCTGCGGCCACACCGGCGACTGCGGCGAGCGATGCAGATGTCGTGTTCTGTTGCGTTGGTAACGATGACGACGTACGCGCCGTGGTGGCGGCGCCGGATGGTGCCCTTGCCGGTATGAAGCCGGGCACGCTGCTGGTCGATCACACCACGGCATCGGCGCGGCTGGCGCGTGAGCTGGCTGCGCTGTGCCGGCAACAGGAAGCGGAATTTATCGACGCGCCGGTTTCCGGTGGCCAGTCCGGCGCGGAGCAGGGCACGCTATCAATAATGTGTGGCGGAGAGCCGGCAGTATTCGAACGGGTTGCCGGGTTGCTGGACTGTTACGCTGGCTATGCTCGCCTGCTGGGGCCAGCTGGTGCCGGCCAGATGGCAAAGATGGTCAACCAGGTTTGCATAGCCGGGCTGGTGCAGGGGCTGGCAGAAGGACTGCATTTTGCCCAACGCGCCGGGATGGATGTTGCCGTGGTGATTGATGTTATTTCCCGCGGTGCTGCGCAGTCGTGGCAGATGACCAACCGCAGCGCAACGATGGCAGCGGGCGAATTCGATTTTGGCTTTGCCATTGACTGGATGCGCAAAGACCTGGCAATTGCCCTGGAGGAGGCGCAACACAATGGTGCGCAGCTACCCGTAACGCAAATCGTCGATGGTTACTATTCTGAACTGCAGCGCCGCGGCCACGGTCGCTGGGATACGTCGGCGTTGATTGCTCTGCTAAACGATCAGGCCTGA
- a CDS encoding protein kinase, translating into MQTDKLRRRQKLGKYRIEKRLAVTNFAAVYAAYDTILGVRVALKIPHTFQTEGKFPDEFRKEVRLAAKLDHPHILPIKDAGFIDKTFVIVSPLGIGTLADRIGYRLAADKALDLILQMLDAVAFAHGLRVIHCDIKPENFILFPDSELRLADFGIAKIALRTLKASGSGTLGYVAPEQAMGRPGYRSDVFSLGLIAYRMLSGKLPEWPFTWPGPGYDRLRQRMPTEFIDFLKKSIDVTPSRRFANAGTMLAEYERILPRTRAWLKRKSRRRKQPNGNSPSWHEIRWRQFRRRYGKQLETRFSCRKCEGPVAESMQACPWCGADGRFLHGETQFPAQCPRCDRGMKLDWHYCAWCYGAKFDDAEEKQYSDKRYVARCSNARCSRRELMPHMRYCPWCRNKVRKRWKLPDGTACGSCGNDVLTEFWGWCPWCADHLEA; encoded by the coding sequence ATGCAAACCGACAAGCTGAGGCGGCGACAAAAACTGGGCAAGTACCGCATCGAGAAGCGGCTTGCGGTCACCAATTTTGCAGCAGTGTACGCGGCTTACGACACGATACTGGGCGTGCGTGTCGCGCTCAAGATCCCGCACACTTTTCAAACGGAAGGAAAATTTCCCGACGAATTTCGCAAGGAAGTCCGGCTTGCGGCAAAGCTCGATCATCCGCACATTCTCCCCATCAAGGATGCCGGTTTCATCGACAAGACCTTCGTCATTGTCAGCCCGCTCGGTATCGGCACGCTGGCGGACCGTATCGGTTATCGACTCGCTGCCGACAAGGCGCTGGACCTGATTTTGCAGATGCTCGACGCCGTGGCGTTTGCTCATGGGTTGCGAGTTATTCATTGCGATATAAAACCCGAGAATTTCATCCTGTTCCCGGACAGCGAGCTGCGACTGGCCGACTTCGGTATAGCCAAGATCGCATTGCGCACCCTCAAGGCTTCCGGATCCGGCACGCTTGGCTACGTGGCACCGGAACAGGCGATGGGCCGGCCCGGCTATCGTTCCGATGTGTTTTCGCTGGGGTTGATTGCCTACAGGATGTTGAGCGGGAAACTGCCCGAGTGGCCGTTCACCTGGCCGGGCCCGGGCTATGACCGGCTGCGTCAGCGGATGCCGACGGAATTCATAGATTTCCTGAAAAAATCAATCGACGTAACGCCATCCCGTCGCTTCGCCAATGCGGGCACGATGCTGGCTGAGTATGAGCGTATTCTGCCGCGTACCCGCGCCTGGCTGAAACGCAAGAGCCGGCGGCGCAAACAGCCAAACGGAAATTCTCCAAGCTGGCACGAAATCAGGTGGCGGCAGTTTCGTCGTCGCTACGGCAAACAGCTGGAGACTCGCTTCAGCTGCCGCAAATGTGAGGGGCCTGTTGCCGAATCGATGCAGGCCTGCCCGTGGTGTGGTGCTGACGGCCGTTTTCTTCACGGTGAGACACAGTTTCCCGCGCAGTGCCCCCGCTGCGATCGCGGGATGAAGCTCGACTGGCATTATTGCGCCTGGTGTTACGGTGCAAAATTTGACGATGCAGAGGAGAAACAATACTCGGACAAGCGCTATGTAGCGCGCTGCAGCAACGCTCGTTGCAGTCGGCGGGAATTGATGCCGCACATGCGCTATTGTCCATGGTGCCGCAACAAGGTTCGCAAGCGATGGAAGCTGCCGGACGGCACGGCGTGTGGCAGCTGCGGCAACGATGTGCTGACCGAGTTCTGGGGCTGGTGCCCATGGTGTGCCGACCACCTGGAGGCTTGA
- a CDS encoding dipeptide ABC transporter ATP-binding protein, which produces MAERPLLQVRGLKKYFPVRGGLLRRVVAQLKAVDGVSFEIAAGKTFGLVGESGCGKSTLGRAVLRLHEPTAGEVWLDGTDIASLPHSQLVAWRRRMQVIFQDPYASLSPRRTVRQTIREALDTHNIGDAAGRDAKVQQLLEVVGLRRQVLDRYPHEFSGGQRQRVGIARALALNPDFIVADEPVSALDVSVQSQVLNLLSQLQRDHGIAFLFISHDLAVVQHVSDFVGVMYLGKIVETASAEDIYREPRHPYTQALMSAIPIPDPKTSRERILLPGDVPSPISPPTGCPFHPRCPQAMDICSQQEPPVVKVRSGNATPHSVACHLYSDESSDD; this is translated from the coding sequence ATGGCTGAGCGGCCCCTGCTGCAGGTGCGTGGCCTGAAAAAGTATTTCCCGGTGCGTGGCGGGCTGCTGCGCCGGGTCGTCGCACAGCTAAAGGCTGTCGACGGCGTGAGTTTTGAGATTGCTGCCGGCAAGACCTTCGGGCTGGTTGGCGAGTCAGGCTGCGGCAAGTCGACGCTGGGCCGCGCCGTGTTGCGGCTGCACGAGCCGACTGCAGGAGAGGTGTGGCTGGATGGAACAGATATCGCCTCATTGCCACACTCGCAGCTGGTCGCATGGCGTCGCCGCATGCAGGTCATTTTCCAGGACCCATACGCGTCGCTCAGTCCGCGCCGCACGGTACGGCAGACAATCCGCGAAGCGCTCGATACCCACAACATCGGCGACGCCGCAGGCCGTGACGCAAAAGTACAGCAGTTGCTCGAAGTGGTCGGCCTGCGCCGCCAGGTTTTGGACCGTTATCCGCACGAGTTTTCCGGCGGCCAGCGGCAGCGCGTCGGCATCGCCCGGGCCCTGGCGCTCAACCCCGACTTTATTGTTGCCGATGAGCCGGTCAGTGCGCTGGACGTGTCAGTACAGTCACAGGTGCTCAACCTGTTGTCGCAGTTGCAACGCGACCATGGCATTGCCTTCCTGTTTATTTCGCATGATCTGGCTGTAGTCCAGCATGTAAGCGACTTCGTTGGCGTAATGTACCTGGGCAAGATTGTCGAGACTGCCAGCGCGGAAGATATCTACCGTGAGCCGCGCCACCCGTATACGCAGGCGTTGATGTCGGCAATCCCGATACCGGACCCGAAAACCAGCCGCGAACGCATCCTGTTGCCCGGTGACGTGCCGTCGCCAATATCACCGCCCACCGGCTGTCCGTTTCACCCGCGCTGCCCCCAGGCGATGGATATCTGTTCGCAGCAAGAGCCTCCGGTAGTAAAGGTCCGCAGCGGCAACGCGACTCCGCACAGCGTCGCCTGTCATCTCTACAGTGATGAGTCGTCGGATGACTGA
- a CDS encoding ABC transporter permease, with amino-acid sequence MIFTAASVAASGGRSRESLWSKALYKLSRDRLGLVGLAIVVVYLVVAAGVWVGVLGQGWSDVTGPMWASPSREYWFGTNVIGQDIFERAIFSTKVAFEVGLVVAVLSTIVGAILGALAGYFSGTWIDGVILWLKGVLDSIPFYLFVAALAFALKGYAYAMHVAMIATFWTTTGRLVRGEVIKLRGFEFVEAARALGVPEMKIIFRHIIPNTFHILLVQATIVFVAAIKSEVILSFLGLGVKDGVSWGLMIAESTQEVLAGQFNNFIWASIFLFGLVMAFNLFSDALQDALDPRSVA; translated from the coding sequence ATGATCTTTACTGCCGCATCAGTCGCTGCCAGCGGCGGCCGCAGTCGCGAGTCGCTGTGGTCCAAGGCGTTGTACAAGCTGTCACGCGATCGGCTGGGACTGGTCGGGCTGGCGATAGTGGTGGTGTACCTGGTTGTGGCCGCTGGCGTGTGGGTTGGCGTCCTGGGCCAGGGCTGGAGCGATGTAACCGGACCGATGTGGGCATCGCCGTCACGGGAATACTGGTTTGGCACCAACGTGATTGGCCAGGATATTTTCGAGCGCGCAATTTTCAGCACCAAGGTGGCATTCGAGGTAGGCCTGGTGGTTGCTGTACTGTCGACAATTGTTGGTGCCATCCTTGGGGCTTTGGCAGGTTATTTCAGCGGCACCTGGATCGATGGCGTAATACTTTGGCTGAAAGGGGTGCTGGATTCGATCCCGTTTTACCTGTTTGTGGCAGCGCTGGCATTTGCTCTGAAAGGGTATGCCTATGCAATGCACGTCGCGATGATTGCAACGTTCTGGACGACCACCGGGCGACTCGTGCGCGGGGAAGTGATAAAGCTGCGTGGTTTCGAGTTTGTCGAAGCGGCGCGTGCGCTTGGCGTGCCCGAAATGAAAATAATCTTTCGCCACATCATCCCCAATACATTTCATATCCTGTTGGTACAGGCAACGATTGTGTTTGTTGCTGCGATCAAATCGGAAGTAATCCTGAGTTTTCTCGGGCTTGGCGTGAAAGACGGAGTGAGCTGGGGGCTGATGATTGCTGAATCGACACAGGAGGTCTTGGCAGGGCAGTTCAATAACTTCATCTGGGCGTCAATTTTTCTGTTTGGCCTGGTGATGGCATTTAACCTGTTTTCCGATGCCCTGCAGGATGCGCTGGATCCGAGGTCTGTCGCTTGA
- a CDS encoding ABC transporter ATP-binding protein: MSSEPLLSVRNLCIEFSTERGVVRAVDDVSFDVAPGETLGIVGESGCGKTVTALAVLRLIPSPPGKIVSGSIRMGGRDILALSEKQMRDIRGSEISMIFQEPMTALNPVFTIGNQMIDVIRRHRQTDRAGARRQAMEMLERVGIPIPDRRLDEYPHQLSGGMRQRVMIAMALSCGPKLLIADEPTTALDVTTQAQVMEQIVKLQQEFGMAVMLITHDLGVIAESCSRAAVMYCGQVIEDAPIGQLFEAPQHPYTQGLLRSIPRIRQQRLDELPVIHGTVPDLLHLPPGCRFADRCPRRVEECEAAPPPLETRDGARVACYFPGADHG; encoded by the coding sequence TTGAGCTCAGAGCCCCTCCTGTCGGTACGAAACCTCTGTATCGAATTCAGCACCGAGCGTGGTGTAGTGCGCGCCGTCGACGATGTCAGCTTTGATGTGGCGCCGGGTGAAACCCTGGGTATTGTAGGCGAATCCGGCTGCGGCAAGACGGTAACGGCACTGGCCGTGTTGCGGCTCATTCCTTCTCCACCCGGAAAAATTGTCTCTGGATCAATTCGTATGGGTGGACGCGACATCCTGGCGCTGTCAGAAAAGCAGATGCGCGACATCCGCGGCAGCGAGATTTCGATGATCTTCCAGGAGCCAATGACGGCGCTGAACCCGGTATTTACTATCGGCAACCAGATGATCGATGTTATTCGCCGCCATCGTCAGACAGACCGAGCCGGCGCGCGCCGACAGGCGATGGAGATGCTCGAACGCGTTGGTATTCCGATTCCTGACAGACGGCTTGATGAGTACCCGCACCAGTTGTCCGGCGGCATGCGTCAGCGCGTGATGATTGCCATGGCATTGTCCTGCGGGCCAAAGCTGCTGATTGCCGACGAGCCGACGACGGCCCTGGATGTAACGACCCAGGCGCAGGTAATGGAGCAGATCGTCAAACTGCAGCAGGAGTTCGGCATGGCAGTCATGCTTATCACGCATGACCTGGGCGTGATTGCCGAGAGCTGCAGCCGCGCTGCAGTGATGTATTGTGGTCAGGTCATCGAGGATGCACCCATCGGGCAGCTGTTCGAAGCGCCGCAGCATCCCTATACACAAGGCCTGCTGCGTTCGATCCCGCGGATTCGCCAGCAGCGGCTGGATGAGTTGCCGGTTATCCACGGTACCGTGCCTGATCTGTTGCACCTGCCGCCGGGATGTCGCTTTGCCGATCGCTGTCCGCGCCGGGTGGAAGAGTGTGAAGCTGCCCCGCCACCACTCGAAACACGCGACGGCGCCCGGGTGGCGTGCTATTTCCCCGGAGCCGACCATGGCTGA
- a CDS encoding SpoIIE family protein phosphatase produces MVALLSKPLLLKDSVEPDLQHVLVADGEAVLCSFRAPDKDGSNEDSAAIVPLDRHAVILAVADGVGGSRLAHTASQDTVDALAGIPADNDRGSSSRAAIVNAIEHANESVRASGNGSATTLALVEIDRHRVRPIHIGDSAVMVVGQRGRLRLQTVAHSPVGYAVEAGVMDEGEAMHHEDRHLVSNVIGARDMRIEIGQSLALARRDTVVLATDGVLDNLHPDELIEYVRVGNIEKAAERVMKAAQQRMLEPEAAAPSKPDDTTLVLYRRSC; encoded by the coding sequence ATGGTGGCGTTACTCAGCAAACCGCTGCTCCTGAAGGACAGCGTCGAACCTGACCTGCAGCATGTCCTGGTTGCGGATGGCGAAGCGGTGCTCTGTTCGTTTCGGGCTCCCGACAAAGACGGCAGCAATGAAGACTCTGCTGCCATCGTCCCGCTCGACCGGCATGCGGTAATACTGGCTGTTGCCGACGGCGTCGGCGGTTCACGCCTGGCACATACCGCGTCACAGGACACCGTTGACGCCCTGGCTGGCATTCCCGCAGATAATGATCGTGGTTCTTCATCGCGGGCCGCGATAGTCAACGCTATCGAACACGCCAACGAAAGCGTGCGCGCGAGTGGTAACGGTTCTGCCACCACGCTGGCGCTGGTGGAAATTGACCGGCATCGCGTTCGCCCGATACATATCGGCGACTCAGCTGTCATGGTGGTCGGCCAGCGCGGGCGGCTGCGCCTGCAGACAGTTGCTCATTCACCTGTTGGTTATGCCGTCGAAGCCGGCGTAATGGACGAAGGCGAGGCGATGCATCACGAGGACCGCCATCTGGTATCGAATGTAATTGGTGCGCGTGACATGCGCATCGAGATTGGCCAGAGCCTGGCACTGGCCCGACGTGACACGGTGGTGCTGGCAACAGATGGCGTGCTGGATAACCTGCATCCGGATGAACTGATCGAGTACGTCAGGGTCGGAAATATTGAAAAAGCGGCCGAGCGTGTAATGAAAGCCGCGCAGCAACGAATGCTCGAGCCGGAAGCGGCCGCTCCAAGCAAGCCGGACGACACTACTCTCGTGCTATATCGTCGCAGCTGCTAG